A genome region from Chitinivibrio alkaliphilus ACht1 includes the following:
- a CDS encoding InlB B-repeat-containing protein yields YTPHTEVTLWAESHEGYYFTGWSGDTVSADDTLEIVTDTGTHLSAGFDIVEYTLTYESNGADSLADNPETYTVESDTLYLAAPYRSNYDFVGWFRDSAFTNDPVTKILPGTTGDLMFYAQWSIHTYSLEVSA; encoded by the coding sequence TATACGCCTCATACAGAGGTAACCCTGTGGGCAGAATCCCATGAAGGATATTATTTTACGGGATGGTCTGGAGATACTGTTTCCGCAGATGATACTCTAGAGATTGTTACAGATACGGGGACTCATCTCTCTGCCGGGTTTGATATTGTGGAGTATACCCTTACCTATGAATCAAATGGAGCGGATTCTCTGGCAGATAATCCGGAAACATATACGGTGGAATCGGATACCCTTTACCTTGCCGCACCGTATCGCAGTAATTATGATTTTGTTGGATGGTTTAGAGACTCTGCTTTTACGAATGATCCCGTCACAAAGATTCTTCCCGGTACGACGGGTGATCTTATGTTCTACGCACAGTGGAGTATTCACACCTATTCCCTTGAGGTATCCGCAG